Proteins from one Falco naumanni isolate bFalNau1 chromosome 2, bFalNau1.pat, whole genome shotgun sequence genomic window:
- the LOC121083697 gene encoding phosphatidylinositol 3,4,5-trisphosphate 3-phosphatase TPTE2-like → MTAVKYEQGAGLAEESSSPAAEEPTLKIDDGRDEDNEPDSCSNATRRKISPFVMSFGFRVFGVVLIIVDILIVIVDLAINEKKGVREILEGVSLAIAIFFLIDVLLRVFVEGFRNYFRSKLNILDACIVVGTLLINMTYSFSDLAAADQIPRMVTFLRVLRIVILIRIFRLASQKKQLEVVTRRMVSENKRRYMKDGFDLDLTYVTDRIIAMSFPSSGKQSFYRNPIQEVARFLDTKHADHYKVYNLCSEKGYDPKYFHYRVERIFIDDHNVPALQDMLKFTASVREWMSQDEKNIIAIHCKGGKGRTGTMVCTWLVDSDQFESAKESLAYFGERRTDRSTSTKFQGVETPSQSRYVGYYEILKKKYNLKLPPERQLKIKNFKIHSIHGVGKGNGTDMRLQIIVRKQVVLECICASQGNCKLFFDSESDSVVIGLEDSPVISGDVKVRFESHSDLPKGYDDCPFFFWFNTSFIENNRLYLPRNELDNPHKSKTWKVYSETFAVEVNFIEP, encoded by the exons ATGACAGCTGTGAAGTATGAacaaggagcagggctggcagaagAGTCCAG ctctccagcagcagaagaacCCACACTAAAGATTGATGATGGGCGTGATGAGGATAATGAACCAGACAGCTGTTCCAA TGCAACTAGGAGAAAAATTTCCCCATTTGTGATGTCATTTGGATTCAG agtATTTGGAGTTGTACTTATCATTGTGGACATTTTAATTGTGATTGTGGATCTGGCTATCAATGAGAAGAAGGGTGTTAGAGAGATTCTTGAAGGTGTTTCCTTGGCAATAGCAATCTTCTTTCTCATCGATGTTCTCCTAAGAGTGTTTGTTGAAGG CTTCAGGAACTATTTCCGGTCTAAACTGAATATTTTGGATGCATGCATAGTGGTGGGCACTCTGCTAATTAACATGACATACTCCTTCTCagaccttgctgcagcagaTCAGATACCAAG AATGGTTACTTTCCTCCGAGTTCTGAGAATTGTCATCTTAATAAGAATATTTCGCCTGGCTTCACAAAAGAAGCAACTTGAAGTGGTGACCAGGAGAATG gtctctgaaaacaaaaggcgTTATATGAAAGATGGCTTTGATCTGGATCTCACTTACGTTACTG ATCGCATTATTGCAATGTCGTTTCCATCTTCTGGGAAGCAGTCTTTCTATAGGAACCCTATACAG GAAGTTGCAAGATTTTTGGACACCAAACATGCAGACCACTATAAAGTCTACAATCTCTGCA GTGAAAAAGGCTATGACCCCAAGTACTTCCACTACAGGGTGGAAAGGATCTTTATTGATGACCACAATGTCCCAGCACTACA GGACATGCTGAAATTCACTGCCAGTGTCCGTGAATGGATGAGCCAAGATGAAAAGAACATCATAGCAATTCATTGCAAAGGAGGCAAAG GTAGAACTGGAACGATGGTCTGTACCTGGCTCGTAGACAGTGACCAGTTTGAGAGTGCGAAG GAAAGTTTGGCCTACTTTGGGGAAAGAAGAACTGATAGAAGCACAAGTACCAAGTTTCAAGGAGTTGAAACTCCGTCCCAG AGTAGGTATGTCGGGTATTATGAGATCCTGAAGAAAAAGTATAACTTGAAACTCCCACCAGAGAGAcaactcaaaataaaaaacttcaaaatcCACTCTATACACG GAGTTGGGAAAGGCAATGGAACTGATATGAGATTGCAGATAATAGTGAGGAAGCAAGTTGTACTAGAATGTATATGTGCCAGTCAAGGGAACTGCAAG CTTTTCTTTGATTCTGAAAGTGACTCTGTAGTCATTGGCTTGGAAGACAGCCCTGTTATAAGCGGTGATGTGAAAGTCAGATTTGAGTCACATTCT GATCTCCCAAAAGGCTATGATGACTGCCCATTCTTCTTCTGGTTCAACACTTCCTTTATTGAAAATAACAG aCTCTACCTTCCCAGGAATGAGCTGGATAACCCTCACAAGTCTAAAACATGGAAAGTCTATAGTGAAACATTTGCTGTGGAGGTGAACTTTATTGAACCataa